In Lagopus muta isolate bLagMut1 chromosome 6, bLagMut1 primary, whole genome shotgun sequence, one DNA window encodes the following:
- the SMTNL1 gene encoding smoothelin-like protein 1 isoform X3: MESPASGGAPAPSDTALGDIAQTSTGPTEGMVGGDSRESVAQEGQGEAGRAEGGAGGEAARDVGSEGKGEAAENAGSEAKVEAAKDYGSDAKGEVTGNAGSEANIMGDAGSEAKEEDARDAGSEVKGEAAKDAGSEAEEAAKDAESKAKEEAAKDAGSEDKEEVAKDAGSEAKGEAAKDAGSEAKGEAAKDAGSEAKGEAAKSAGNEAKGESAKDAGSEAKGEAAKDAGSEVKGKAAKDAGSEAKGEAAKDAGNEAKAAGVSGSEAEIAEDAGKEPAAGQAAEHEAEGQARGSAVPQEEAKPEPRPEAAGSTQGRQEPTWLQDEDDELWPEFPPCSPTEGAASPTTPLSPTSPVSPTFPVSPTSPSPPVSPTSPTAGSTEGSRGSESGVSAVGPRGRVPPRVASVGRPRVSSRAYGRSAILEKFGGAATGPAPHLKRVGATGSVKAMLLEWCRARTRGYQHVDIQNFSGSWSSGLAFCALIHSFFPDAFDYGSLEPQDRRRNFTLAFSTAEERVDCAQLLEVEDMLRLTVPDAKCIYTYVQELYRSLVAKGLVKTKKR; this comes from the exons ATGGAGTCCCCAGCAAGTGGTGGAGCCCCCGCCCCGAGTGACACAGCCCTGGGTGACATCGCACAGACATCAACAGGGCCCACAGAGGGGATGGTGGGGGGGGACAGCAGGGAAAGCGTGGCACAAGAGGGGCAGGGGGAGGCTGGCAGAGCTGAaggaggggctgggggggaagCTGCACGGGATGTGGGGAGTGAGGGCAAGGGGGAGGCAGCAGAGAATGCTGGGAGTGAGGCTAAGGTAGAAGCAGCGAAGGATTATGGGAGTGATGCTAAGGGGGAGGTAACAGGGAATGCTGGGAGTGAGGCCAACATAATGGGAGATGCTGGTAGTGAGGCTAAAGAGGAGGATGCAAGGGATGCTGGGAGTGAGGTTAAGGGGGAGGCTGCAAAAGATGCTGGGAGTGAGGCTGAGGAGGCTGCAAAGGATGCTGAGAGCAAAGCTAAGGAGGAGGCTGCAAAGGATGCTGGGAGCGAGGATAAGGAGGAGGTTGCAAAGGATGCTGGAAGCGAGGCTAAGGGGGAGGCTGCAAAGGATGCTGGGAGTGAAGCTAAGGGAGAGGCTGCAAAGGATGCTGGGAGCGAGGCTAAGGGAGAGGCTGCAAAGAGTGCTGGGAACGAGGCTAAGGGGGAGTCTGCAAAGGATGCTGGGAGCGAGGCTAAGGGGGAGGCTGCAAAGGATGCTGGGAGTGAGGTTAAGGGGAAGGCTGCAAAGGATGCTGGGAGCGAGGCTAAGGGGGAGGCTGCAAAGGATGCTGGGAATGAAGCCAAGGCAGCAGGGGTTTCTGGGAGCGAGGCTGAGATTGCAGAGGATGCTGGCAAGGAGCCcgcagcagggcaggctgctgAGCACGAGGCTGAAGGGCAGGCCAGAGGCAGTGCAGTGCCACAGGAGGAGGCCAAGCCTGAGCCCAGGCCGGAGGCAGCGGGCAGCACCCAAGGCCGGCAG GAGCCCACCTGGCTGCAGGATGAGGATGATGAGCTGTGGCCTGAGTTCCCCCCCTGCTCGCCCACGGAGGGGGCCGCCAGCCCCACCACCCCACTCTCCCCTACCTCCCCTGTGTCTCCCACGTTCCCCGTATCTCCCACATCCCCTTCGCCTCCTGTGTCCCCCACATCTCCCACAG CTGGTAGCACTGAGGGCTCAAGAGGTAGTGAGAG TGGTGTGTCTGCAGTGGGGCCACGAGGACGGGTGCCCCCCCGGGTGGCATCTGTGGGGCGGCCACGAGTGAGCAGCCGGGCATATGGACGGAGTGCCATCCTGGAGAAGTTTGGGGG GGCAGCCACAggcccagccccacacctgaAGCGTGTGGGGGCCACGGGCTCAGTGAAGGCCATGCTGCTGGAGTGGTGCCGTGCCAGGACACGTGGCTACCAG CATGTGGACATCCAGAACTTCtcagggagctggagcagcGGCCTGGCCTTCTGCGCCCTCATTCACAGCTTCTTCCCCGATGCCTTTGACTATGGCAGCCTGGAGCCCCAGGACCGCCGGCGTAACTTCACCCTGGCCTTCAGCACCGCAGA GGAGCGTGTCGACTGTGcccagctgctggaggtggAAGACATGCTGCGGCTGACGGTGCCGGACGCCAAGTGCATCTATACCTACGTGCAGGAGCTGTACCGTAGCTTGGTGGCCAAGGGGTTAGTGAAGACCAAGAAGCGCTGA
- the SMTNL1 gene encoding smoothelin-like protein 1 isoform X11, with product MESPASGGAPAPSDTALGDIAQTSTGPTEGMVGGDSRESVAQEGQGEAGRAEGGAGGEAARDVGSEGKGEAAENAGSEAKVEAAKDYGSDAKGEVTGNAGSEANIMGDAGSEAKEEDARDAGSEVKGEAAKDAGSEAEEAAKDAESKAKEEAAKDAGSEAKGEAAKDAGNEAKAAGVSGSEAEIAEDAGKEPAAGQAAEHEAEGQARGSAVPQEEAKPEPRPEAAGSTQGRQEPTWLQDEDDELWPEFPPCSPTEGAASPTTPLSPTSPVSPTFPVSPTSPSPPVSPTSPTGDIHSGDPIPAHSHHPCVPSGVSAVGPRGRVPPRVASVGRPRVSSRAYGRSAILEKFGGAATGPAPHLKRVGATGSVKAMLLEWCRARTRGYQHVDIQNFSGSWSSGLAFCALIHSFFPDAFDYGSLEPQDRRRNFTLAFSTAEERVDCAQLLEVEDMLRLTVPDAKCIYTYVQELYRSLVAKGLVKTKKR from the exons ATGGAGTCCCCAGCAAGTGGTGGAGCCCCCGCCCCGAGTGACACAGCCCTGGGTGACATCGCACAGACATCAACAGGGCCCACAGAGGGGATGGTGGGGGGGGACAGCAGGGAAAGCGTGGCACAAGAGGGGCAGGGGGAGGCTGGCAGAGCTGAaggaggggctgggggggaagCTGCACGGGATGTGGGGAGTGAGGGCAAGGGGGAGGCAGCAGAGAATGCTGGGAGTGAGGCTAAGGTAGAAGCAGCGAAGGATTATGGGAGTGATGCTAAGGGGGAGGTAACAGGGAATGCTGGGAGTGAGGCCAACATAATGGGAGATGCTGGTAGTGAGGCTAAAGAGGAGGATGCAAGGGATGCTGGGAGTGAGGTTAAGGGGGAGGCTGCAAAAGATGCTGGGAGTGAGGCTGAGGAGGCTGCAAAGGATGCTGAGAGCAAAGCTAAGGAGGAG GCTGCAAAGGATGCTGGGAGCGAGGCTAAGGGGGAGGCTGCAAAGGATGCTGGGAATGAAGCCAAGGCAGCAGGGGTTTCTGGGAGCGAGGCTGAGATTGCAGAGGATGCTGGCAAGGAGCCcgcagcagggcaggctgctgAGCACGAGGCTGAAGGGCAGGCCAGAGGCAGTGCAGTGCCACAGGAGGAGGCCAAGCCTGAGCCCAGGCCGGAGGCAGCGGGCAGCACCCAAGGCCGGCAG GAGCCCACCTGGCTGCAGGATGAGGATGATGAGCTGTGGCCTGAGTTCCCCCCCTGCTCGCCCACGGAGGGGGCCGCCAGCCCCACCACCCCACTCTCCCCTACCTCCCCTGTGTCTCCCACGTTCCCCGTATCTCCCACATCCCCTTCGCCTCCTGTGTCCCCCACATCTCCCACAG GTGATATCCACAGTGGTGACCCTAtccctgctcacagccaccACCCCTGTGTTCCCAGTGGTGTGTCTGCAGTGGGGCCACGAGGACGGGTGCCCCCCCGGGTGGCATCTGTGGGGCGGCCACGAGTGAGCAGCCGGGCATATGGACGGAGTGCCATCCTGGAGAAGTTTGGGGG GGCAGCCACAggcccagccccacacctgaAGCGTGTGGGGGCCACGGGCTCAGTGAAGGCCATGCTGCTGGAGTGGTGCCGTGCCAGGACACGTGGCTACCAG CATGTGGACATCCAGAACTTCtcagggagctggagcagcGGCCTGGCCTTCTGCGCCCTCATTCACAGCTTCTTCCCCGATGCCTTTGACTATGGCAGCCTGGAGCCCCAGGACCGCCGGCGTAACTTCACCCTGGCCTTCAGCACCGCAGA GGAGCGTGTCGACTGTGcccagctgctggaggtggAAGACATGCTGCGGCTGACGGTGCCGGACGCCAAGTGCATCTATACCTACGTGCAGGAGCTGTACCGTAGCTTGGTGGCCAAGGGGTTAGTGAAGACCAAGAAGCGCTGA
- the SMTNL1 gene encoding smoothelin-like protein 1 isoform X10 — protein sequence MESPASGGAPAPSDTALGDIAQTSTGPTEGMVGGDSRESVAQEGQGEAGRAEGGAGGEAARDVGSEGKGEAAENAGSEAKVEAAKDYGSDAKGEVTGNAGSEANIMGDAGSEAKEEDARDAGSEVKGEAAKDAGSEAEEAAKDAESKAKEEAAKDAGSEDKEEAAKDAGSEAKGEAAKDAGNEAKAAGVSGSEAEIAEDAGKEPAAGQAAEHEAEGQARGSAVPQEEAKPEPRPEAAGSTQGRQEPTWLQDEDDELWPEFPPCSPTEGAASPTTPLSPTSPVSPTFPVSPTSPSPPVSPTSPTGDIHSGDPIPAHSHHPCVPSGVSAVGPRGRVPPRVASVGRPRVSSRAYGRSAILEKFGGAATGPAPHLKRVGATGSVKAMLLEWCRARTRGYQHVDIQNFSGSWSSGLAFCALIHSFFPDAFDYGSLEPQDRRRNFTLAFSTAEERVDCAQLLEVEDMLRLTVPDAKCIYTYVQELYRSLVAKGLVKTKKR from the exons ATGGAGTCCCCAGCAAGTGGTGGAGCCCCCGCCCCGAGTGACACAGCCCTGGGTGACATCGCACAGACATCAACAGGGCCCACAGAGGGGATGGTGGGGGGGGACAGCAGGGAAAGCGTGGCACAAGAGGGGCAGGGGGAGGCTGGCAGAGCTGAaggaggggctgggggggaagCTGCACGGGATGTGGGGAGTGAGGGCAAGGGGGAGGCAGCAGAGAATGCTGGGAGTGAGGCTAAGGTAGAAGCAGCGAAGGATTATGGGAGTGATGCTAAGGGGGAGGTAACAGGGAATGCTGGGAGTGAGGCCAACATAATGGGAGATGCTGGTAGTGAGGCTAAAGAGGAGGATGCAAGGGATGCTGGGAGTGAGGTTAAGGGGGAGGCTGCAAAAGATGCTGGGAGTGAGGCTGAGGAGGCTGCAAAGGATGCTGAGAGCAAAGCTAAGGAGGAGGCTGCAAAGGATGCTGGGAGCGAGGATAAGGAGGAG GCTGCAAAGGATGCTGGGAGTGAG GCTAAGGGGGAGGCTGCAAAGGATGCTGGGAATGAAGCCAAGGCAGCAGGGGTTTCTGGGAGCGAGGCTGAGATTGCAGAGGATGCTGGCAAGGAGCCcgcagcagggcaggctgctgAGCACGAGGCTGAAGGGCAGGCCAGAGGCAGTGCAGTGCCACAGGAGGAGGCCAAGCCTGAGCCCAGGCCGGAGGCAGCGGGCAGCACCCAAGGCCGGCAG GAGCCCACCTGGCTGCAGGATGAGGATGATGAGCTGTGGCCTGAGTTCCCCCCCTGCTCGCCCACGGAGGGGGCCGCCAGCCCCACCACCCCACTCTCCCCTACCTCCCCTGTGTCTCCCACGTTCCCCGTATCTCCCACATCCCCTTCGCCTCCTGTGTCCCCCACATCTCCCACAG GTGATATCCACAGTGGTGACCCTAtccctgctcacagccaccACCCCTGTGTTCCCAGTGGTGTGTCTGCAGTGGGGCCACGAGGACGGGTGCCCCCCCGGGTGGCATCTGTGGGGCGGCCACGAGTGAGCAGCCGGGCATATGGACGGAGTGCCATCCTGGAGAAGTTTGGGGG GGCAGCCACAggcccagccccacacctgaAGCGTGTGGGGGCCACGGGCTCAGTGAAGGCCATGCTGCTGGAGTGGTGCCGTGCCAGGACACGTGGCTACCAG CATGTGGACATCCAGAACTTCtcagggagctggagcagcGGCCTGGCCTTCTGCGCCCTCATTCACAGCTTCTTCCCCGATGCCTTTGACTATGGCAGCCTGGAGCCCCAGGACCGCCGGCGTAACTTCACCCTGGCCTTCAGCACCGCAGA GGAGCGTGTCGACTGTGcccagctgctggaggtggAAGACATGCTGCGGCTGACGGTGCCGGACGCCAAGTGCATCTATACCTACGTGCAGGAGCTGTACCGTAGCTTGGTGGCCAAGGGGTTAGTGAAGACCAAGAAGCGCTGA
- the SMTNL1 gene encoding smoothelin-like protein 1 isoform X1: MESPASGGAPAPSDTALGDIAQTSTGPTEGMVGGDSRESVAQEGQGEAGRAEGGAGGEAARDVGSEGKGEAAENAGSEAKVEAAKDYGSDAKGEVTGNAGSEANIMGDAGSEAKEEDARDAGSEVKGEAAKDAGSEAEEAAKDAESKAKEEAAKDAGSEDKEEVAKDAGSEAKGEAAKDAGSEAKGEAAKDAGSEAKGEAAKSAGNEAKGESAKDAGSEAKGEAAKDAGSEVKGKAAKDAGSEAKGEAAKDAGNEAKAAGVSGSEAEIAEDAGKEPAAGQAAEHEAEGQARGSAVPQEEAKPEPRPEAAGSTQGRQEPTWLQDEDDELWPEFPPCSPTEGAASPTTPLSPTSPVSPTFPVSPTSPSPPVSPTSPTGDIHSGDPIPAHSHHPCVPSGVSAVGPRGRVPPRVASVGRPRVSSRAYGRSAILEKFGGAATGPAPHLKRVGATGSVKAMLLEWCRARTRGYQHVDIQNFSGSWSSGLAFCALIHSFFPDAFDYGSLEPQDRRRNFTLAFSTAEERVDCAQLLEVEDMLRLTVPDAKCIYTYVQELYRSLVAKGLVKTKKR; the protein is encoded by the exons ATGGAGTCCCCAGCAAGTGGTGGAGCCCCCGCCCCGAGTGACACAGCCCTGGGTGACATCGCACAGACATCAACAGGGCCCACAGAGGGGATGGTGGGGGGGGACAGCAGGGAAAGCGTGGCACAAGAGGGGCAGGGGGAGGCTGGCAGAGCTGAaggaggggctgggggggaagCTGCACGGGATGTGGGGAGTGAGGGCAAGGGGGAGGCAGCAGAGAATGCTGGGAGTGAGGCTAAGGTAGAAGCAGCGAAGGATTATGGGAGTGATGCTAAGGGGGAGGTAACAGGGAATGCTGGGAGTGAGGCCAACATAATGGGAGATGCTGGTAGTGAGGCTAAAGAGGAGGATGCAAGGGATGCTGGGAGTGAGGTTAAGGGGGAGGCTGCAAAAGATGCTGGGAGTGAGGCTGAGGAGGCTGCAAAGGATGCTGAGAGCAAAGCTAAGGAGGAGGCTGCAAAGGATGCTGGGAGCGAGGATAAGGAGGAGGTTGCAAAGGATGCTGGAAGCGAGGCTAAGGGGGAGGCTGCAAAGGATGCTGGGAGTGAAGCTAAGGGAGAGGCTGCAAAGGATGCTGGGAGCGAGGCTAAGGGAGAGGCTGCAAAGAGTGCTGGGAACGAGGCTAAGGGGGAGTCTGCAAAGGATGCTGGGAGCGAGGCTAAGGGGGAGGCTGCAAAGGATGCTGGGAGTGAGGTTAAGGGGAAGGCTGCAAAGGATGCTGGGAGCGAGGCTAAGGGGGAGGCTGCAAAGGATGCTGGGAATGAAGCCAAGGCAGCAGGGGTTTCTGGGAGCGAGGCTGAGATTGCAGAGGATGCTGGCAAGGAGCCcgcagcagggcaggctgctgAGCACGAGGCTGAAGGGCAGGCCAGAGGCAGTGCAGTGCCACAGGAGGAGGCCAAGCCTGAGCCCAGGCCGGAGGCAGCGGGCAGCACCCAAGGCCGGCAG GAGCCCACCTGGCTGCAGGATGAGGATGATGAGCTGTGGCCTGAGTTCCCCCCCTGCTCGCCCACGGAGGGGGCCGCCAGCCCCACCACCCCACTCTCCCCTACCTCCCCTGTGTCTCCCACGTTCCCCGTATCTCCCACATCCCCTTCGCCTCCTGTGTCCCCCACATCTCCCACAG GTGATATCCACAGTGGTGACCCTAtccctgctcacagccaccACCCCTGTGTTCCCAGTGGTGTGTCTGCAGTGGGGCCACGAGGACGGGTGCCCCCCCGGGTGGCATCTGTGGGGCGGCCACGAGTGAGCAGCCGGGCATATGGACGGAGTGCCATCCTGGAGAAGTTTGGGGG GGCAGCCACAggcccagccccacacctgaAGCGTGTGGGGGCCACGGGCTCAGTGAAGGCCATGCTGCTGGAGTGGTGCCGTGCCAGGACACGTGGCTACCAG CATGTGGACATCCAGAACTTCtcagggagctggagcagcGGCCTGGCCTTCTGCGCCCTCATTCACAGCTTCTTCCCCGATGCCTTTGACTATGGCAGCCTGGAGCCCCAGGACCGCCGGCGTAACTTCACCCTGGCCTTCAGCACCGCAGA GGAGCGTGTCGACTGTGcccagctgctggaggtggAAGACATGCTGCGGCTGACGGTGCCGGACGCCAAGTGCATCTATACCTACGTGCAGGAGCTGTACCGTAGCTTGGTGGCCAAGGGGTTAGTGAAGACCAAGAAGCGCTGA
- the SMTNL1 gene encoding smoothelin-like protein 1 isoform X2: MESPASGGAPAPSDTALGDIAQTSTGPTEGMVGGDSRESVAQEGQGEAGRAEGGAGGEAARDVGSEGKGEAAENAGSEAKVEAAKDYGSDAKGEVTGNAGSEANIMGDAGSEAKEEDARDAGSEVKGEAAKDAGSEAEEAAKDAESKAKEEAAKDAGSEDKEEVAKDAGSEAKGEAAKDAGSEAKGEAAKDAGSEAKGEAAKSAGNEAKGESAKDAGSEAKGEAAKDAGSEVKGKAAKDAGSEAKGEAAKDAGNEAKAAGVSGSEAEIAEDAGKEPAAGQAAEHEAEGQARGSAVPQEEAKPEPRPEAAGSTQGRQEPTWLQDEDDELWPEFPPCSPTEGAASPTTPLSPTSPVSPTFPVSPTSPSPPVSPTSPTAGSTEGSRGSESHHPCVPSGVSAVGPRGRVPPRVASVGRPRVSSRAYGRSAILEKFGGAATGPAPHLKRVGATGSVKAMLLEWCRARTRGYQHVDIQNFSGSWSSGLAFCALIHSFFPDAFDYGSLEPQDRRRNFTLAFSTAEERVDCAQLLEVEDMLRLTVPDAKCIYTYVQELYRSLVAKGLVKTKKR, translated from the exons ATGGAGTCCCCAGCAAGTGGTGGAGCCCCCGCCCCGAGTGACACAGCCCTGGGTGACATCGCACAGACATCAACAGGGCCCACAGAGGGGATGGTGGGGGGGGACAGCAGGGAAAGCGTGGCACAAGAGGGGCAGGGGGAGGCTGGCAGAGCTGAaggaggggctgggggggaagCTGCACGGGATGTGGGGAGTGAGGGCAAGGGGGAGGCAGCAGAGAATGCTGGGAGTGAGGCTAAGGTAGAAGCAGCGAAGGATTATGGGAGTGATGCTAAGGGGGAGGTAACAGGGAATGCTGGGAGTGAGGCCAACATAATGGGAGATGCTGGTAGTGAGGCTAAAGAGGAGGATGCAAGGGATGCTGGGAGTGAGGTTAAGGGGGAGGCTGCAAAAGATGCTGGGAGTGAGGCTGAGGAGGCTGCAAAGGATGCTGAGAGCAAAGCTAAGGAGGAGGCTGCAAAGGATGCTGGGAGCGAGGATAAGGAGGAGGTTGCAAAGGATGCTGGAAGCGAGGCTAAGGGGGAGGCTGCAAAGGATGCTGGGAGTGAAGCTAAGGGAGAGGCTGCAAAGGATGCTGGGAGCGAGGCTAAGGGAGAGGCTGCAAAGAGTGCTGGGAACGAGGCTAAGGGGGAGTCTGCAAAGGATGCTGGGAGCGAGGCTAAGGGGGAGGCTGCAAAGGATGCTGGGAGTGAGGTTAAGGGGAAGGCTGCAAAGGATGCTGGGAGCGAGGCTAAGGGGGAGGCTGCAAAGGATGCTGGGAATGAAGCCAAGGCAGCAGGGGTTTCTGGGAGCGAGGCTGAGATTGCAGAGGATGCTGGCAAGGAGCCcgcagcagggcaggctgctgAGCACGAGGCTGAAGGGCAGGCCAGAGGCAGTGCAGTGCCACAGGAGGAGGCCAAGCCTGAGCCCAGGCCGGAGGCAGCGGGCAGCACCCAAGGCCGGCAG GAGCCCACCTGGCTGCAGGATGAGGATGATGAGCTGTGGCCTGAGTTCCCCCCCTGCTCGCCCACGGAGGGGGCCGCCAGCCCCACCACCCCACTCTCCCCTACCTCCCCTGTGTCTCCCACGTTCCCCGTATCTCCCACATCCCCTTCGCCTCCTGTGTCCCCCACATCTCCCACAG CTGGTAGCACTGAGGGCTCAAGAGGTAGTGAGAG ccaccACCCCTGTGTTCCCAGTGGTGTGTCTGCAGTGGGGCCACGAGGACGGGTGCCCCCCCGGGTGGCATCTGTGGGGCGGCCACGAGTGAGCAGCCGGGCATATGGACGGAGTGCCATCCTGGAGAAGTTTGGGGG GGCAGCCACAggcccagccccacacctgaAGCGTGTGGGGGCCACGGGCTCAGTGAAGGCCATGCTGCTGGAGTGGTGCCGTGCCAGGACACGTGGCTACCAG CATGTGGACATCCAGAACTTCtcagggagctggagcagcGGCCTGGCCTTCTGCGCCCTCATTCACAGCTTCTTCCCCGATGCCTTTGACTATGGCAGCCTGGAGCCCCAGGACCGCCGGCGTAACTTCACCCTGGCCTTCAGCACCGCAGA GGAGCGTGTCGACTGTGcccagctgctggaggtggAAGACATGCTGCGGCTGACGGTGCCGGACGCCAAGTGCATCTATACCTACGTGCAGGAGCTGTACCGTAGCTTGGTGGCCAAGGGGTTAGTGAAGACCAAGAAGCGCTGA